The Rutidosis leptorrhynchoides isolate AG116_Rl617_1_P2 unplaced genomic scaffold, CSIRO_AGI_Rlap_v1 contig455, whole genome shotgun sequence DNA window TGAGAAATAAGCAATTAGCATTGGATCGTGAGTCTTCTCTTGATCCTCAGAGCCACAGACTTTCTGATGTTTTTATTAGCATTTCTGAACCGGGTCAAAAATTGAAAAGAAATACAACGTTCCAGGGTCTTGGAACTGTTCAAGAGGATTTGGGCTCACCCGCGAAAAATGTGTGCATACCATTGGATGACTGCTCTGGCGAAGGTTTGGATCTGGAAACTGTTCAAGAGACGGTGACATTGGAAAGGAGAAATACGGATTTGTCACTGGATTGTAATGATGATTATGATCCTTCTGGTATCACAAGTGCCATCATGCCCTTGTCTGATAAAGTAACAGCCCCCTCCAAAAATGGGTTGTTGCCACTCGAGGACACAGATGTTTCTTCAAAGCAAGCTACTGGTCCACAGCAGAAAACAAAGCTCTTTAAGCCACTTTCTGGGTCAACACCAGGATCTTCGAAGAGTAGTAGAGATGGCGAAAGCAGAAAAACAAAGGAAATAGGAGGTCCGTCGATGAGTCCAGCTTTAGATTCTAATACCAGAAGAAGTAGCCCAGCTAATGGAAAGAAATCGTGGAATAGAAATTCATCGGACAAAAAGGTGTTGCGTCCACAACCTGTTGCTTCGTCTCCCAAACATCCCGTCAAGAAAGCTGCTTCAGTCACAAATGGCAAGAGCCCCAGGAACCTAGTTGTTGGAAGATCTACTATGAAGAACGAAACCAATGCTAGAAAATTGAAACCCGTGAAAACAAGGAGTGAGGATGTAGTGCCAGAGAAGACTTTGTACATCATCGAGTCTAGCATGAATACCGAGAGTGGCGAGGCTGCTCAAACTGATGTTAACATCAGTGACTTGTCTCCATCTTCTAGTTCCGATGATAAAAACTTGAAATATGGTCGAAAGAGTACTGGTCGTGGACGATCTCCTCCACCTGTTGAGAAGAAAAGCTTGAGACGTACTAAAACCGGTACTCCTACAAACCGATCACTTCCGGTTTCGTTTGAGAAGAAAGGCTTAAGAAAAACACAATATGGATCTCCTGGTGCTACTGCTGCCTTCTCGTCTCCATCTTCATTGTCATTGCGAAGGTCTGACCATAGTGCGAGAACATCCTCTAGACAGAATGAAACTGGAAGCAACCGTCAAAAGGTTCACTTAAGACGGACTCCTGCTGCCACCCGACTGCTACCGGCCTTGACTTCATCTTCCGAGAAAAAAGTCGTCTTGCGACACACTCAATATGGTACTAATGCTCCTCGATCGTTGGCATCTCCAACCTCATTGGCATCCCCCTATTCTGGTTATGGTCGGACATCCTCTAAACGTGATCAGAGTGGATCAGACAACAAAAGGTTGATTACAAAGATGGAGAAAAGGAGTATAACTAGAAAGAATGCCGTTAGCAGGACGGAGGAGAAAGACATGTCCGTTGGGCAAAAGCTAAAATTTAGAAGAGGGAGAGTGCTAGAGCCTCAGCTGGAGATTATTGCACCAAGAAGACTAAAATTCAGACGAAGAGTATCTGTTGACAGTATTCTGAGCAAGGGAGTCAACACTGAAAGTGGAAGCTTGAAGAAAGGTGATGATCAGCTGGAAATTATTGCACCAAGAAGACTAAAGTTCAGACGACGAGTATCCGTTGACAGCATTCTGAGCAAGGGAGTCGGTACTGAAACTGGAAGCTTGAGGAAAGGAGACGATGAGAGTAAGGTTGAGGTTGAAAGTGTCCAATCCGACTCGACCAAGAAAATTATGCTGAAACACCAAGATGTTGTGGCACGAAAGAAAGACACAGACACTTTATTATTCAACAATGTTATTGAAGAGACAGCTAGTAAACTCGTCGAGTCCAGGAAGAGCAAAGTCAAGGCCTTGGTTGGAGCTTTTGAAACTGTCATCTCTCTCCAGGAGAAAAAACCCAACTGATCGCGTATCCTATCGGTTATCGCTAAGacgaagaaaaaagaaaaaaaaaaaaaactacagcaTATACTTACAAGAACTTTGGGTGAGAGAGTTTCATTTGTGTGCAATGGTTTGAAGATTGGTTACTGGAGAGAACTCCTATTATCCTTTTTCTTCATTTGTGAGGCTATTGAATTGCTTTTTTATAGATGAGTGAAAATTTATCTACCTGTTTGTACATAATGCAGGATGGTTAAATTTCAAGCAATTGCGTGTTGATTAATTCATTGGTGATATAATTATTTGGAATAAAGTTGATTGCTTCTGATGTACTCAAAGTGCGTTCCTTAAAAGTTAAACTCGTGAGAGTCCTCACGTACGATGAAATATCTTAACCATCGCGTAATGCATTTGTCGACGATGTGAGAATAATTGAACACATTATTATCGAATCGAACAACAAAAATATCCCTATCAATTCAATTGAACCGGATGAAAAATCGAATCGAAGCATACCACACGTTAATGTTTGGCATAAAGTAATCATAAATGAATACTTTAGCGCCACAGAGAACACCACCGCATAAGAGATTATGGCGACGGCGACGGCGACTGCGATGGCGTCGTTTTGTCTGTCTTCTTCCTCCTCTGCCATTTCCAGTTTAGCTCCTCTTGTCTCTAGAAGAGCTTCTTTCCCCACTGGTTCCAGCTCCAATTTCACAAAGTAGTCACCAATTAATGTTTGCTTTTACTCACTGTTTGTTTTGATAAATGATTGATTTCACTAAAGTTGTTTGTTTTGTAGGTTTCGTGTCAATTGCAGCTATGCAGCTCAAAGCGATTACAAGTCAAACACGATCGATGTTGCAGCTGATGTGAAATCGGAACGGGTATGAGCTTTTCAACCACGTTGTCGCGTAACTCAATAACAAAAGTTTTGAACCAACATACAAATATATGCTTTTCTTAGTAGCTTGTAGTTTTAGGAGGAAACGGATTTGTTGGTTCCTCAATATGCAAAGTAGCCGTGTCCAAAGGCATAGAGGTTGTAAGCCTAAGCAGGTATTGAGAATCCTTCTTACAAttgtcttgtttattcgattccAGTAGTTGAATTTCGTTGTCTATTGTTCTCAGGTCTGGCCGCCCGGCGTACTCCGATTCATGGGTAGATCAGGTTACTTGGGTATCAGGTATGCTCTGCCATTTTTCTTCATTACTTGCGTATCAGGCATGGTCTATAGTGTTTCGCTAACAAGTTTGTTTTTTTACACTGCTTCTAAATTGCTTTAATTGCAATAGAATAATAGTATTCATTTGTGATGAAGAAAAGATGACACGTAATAATAACTTCCATTTGATCTTTTCAAAGCTTTTCATGATCAGAGAGCTTTTTGGCAGTATACTTTGCATACAAACGTGCAATTTTTGTCCTTTTTTTCTCTTCATTTCTTGCGTGGCAGGCATGGTCTGTAATGTTGCAAAAACAAGTTTGGTTTCTTATATCGTTACTAAATAGTATGCGATTGTGCTGAAAATGTGTGACAACTGATAACAACGTTCGTTTTCATTTATTCAAAGTTTGGTATGATCAGAGAGTTTTTTAGCGGTTTACTTTCTATACAAAGGTGCAATTTTGTTAAATCGTCTCTGTTATTGTGCAGGAGATGTTTTCTATATAAACTGGGATGACATTCTTCTTGGAGCCACTGCAGTAGTTTCAACACTTGGAGGCTTTGGTAGTGAAGAACAAATGATAAGGATTAATGGTGAGGCCAATGCTGTGGCTGTTACTGCTGCAAAAGATTATGGTAAGCGATTGATTTTCAGTGAGAGTTATGGCTTAAAACTTTTTCAATGTGTCTTGAATGTTGCCTCTGTATTTTTTTTAGGTTCACATAATGATTTCTGGCATGCTAGCGCTTCAGGATATTAGATTGGTGTAATTTAGTCCCTGGCCCTGATTTTTTCTTTCTTCTAAAAGTATTCCAGCTTATTCTTTTGTAGATATTTTGTCGATCAGCTCTTTTCTCTCAGGAAAGCATTTCTAATATCTTCCTATTTTCTTGTAGGGGTTCCCAAGTTCATCTTGATATCTGTACATGATTACAATCTACCACCATTTTTGCTCTCGTCTGGATACTTTACTGGGAAGAGGAAAGCAGAATCAGAGGTTCTTTCTAGATATCCAAACTCTGGTAATTTACAAATCATCTTAATCTTTAGTCATATTCACTTGCAAAaatatatactataatatatatatagttggtTTAGTTCTTAGGTGCAATAAATAGAGTTGCTTTTGATAGTGTTTTAAAAGTATCGGATTTTCTCAGGTGTTGTGTTACGTCCTGGTTTCATATATGGGAAACGTAAGGTGAATGGTTATGAAATTCCTCTAGACGTGATCGGAGAACCATTAGAAAAGATCCTGGGTTCCGTTGAAAGTTTCACAAAGCCTTTGAGATCTCTTCCTGCTTCAGATCTACTCCTCGCTCCACCAATCAGTGTCGATGATGTGGCTCTCGCAGCGGTGAATTCAATAAGCGACGACTCCTTTGGCGTTTTCACAATAGAGCAAATCAAGGAAGCAGCAGCAAAGGTGAAAGTATGAAGTTTCTATTTCTTCCCTATTAATAATGGAATTAATTAGTAAAGTATAGGCGATCCTGTTGTAAAATAAAAATGTAAACTTTGGATCTACAACCTACCACTGTTCATATCGAGCTACTATACTCTTGGATTAGCTTATACACGTATGATAATATATACATGATCCTTTTCGTATTCATTATATTAGTCAAAGGCTCAAGAGACCGACTACGTGTATGTATGTTTATAGTATTTCATGTAGTCGGAGATATTTTCCATTAACATACAAGTAAAAACAATCCTTGATTGTGAGTTTCATGTCGGCCGGAGAGTGATTGGAGTTTATGTTCGCCGTTAACAATCCATCGGAAAGTAGTTGGATTATCATCAGAAACGATCGGCCCAAATATTGAGTCTGGGTTCAAATTGGGCCCGAATGATCATAACCTTTTAACGACTCTCTACATCAATTAGAGATCTGTTTCTGACTATAGTATTTTTCCTGTTTACAAGGTAGTCAAACTCGGCAGGAGATATATAGAacgtggaacggtagtaacattaAGTTCCGAAAATTCCAACTATTTTTAGTTTAAGGATTAAAaaaagaataataaaaaaaaaagaataataaaaaaatttaaggattaaaatataaaattttaaaacttaataaaacataaagtgAGAACGGTAGGAATGCAGTTCTACCGATCTTACGTTCCGAAACTAAGTTCCTACCGCTTCTATTAATCCGTTCCAAAGGGTGAGAACTGTTGCGCCGATCTATGTCGAAATGTAGGATCGGCCTACGCTCCGGATCGGGTTCTTGACTACCATGCCTGTTTGTATATAGAGAAATTCTCTTGTCCACCTTATGTAACATGTCGGCCCTCATAAATCATATCAAAATTTGACATGTTAATGTTCGGgacataaaatattaatttttccatTTCATTTGTAATTTTCTTATAGAGATAGTAACGTAATTAAATTTTTTGCGGATAGTTTTGATACTTAAAACTTATACGTGCCAAATTATGATATACATATGTAAGTGATTACGTGTTAAATAATATTGTGCATACAAGAACTTCTCTTGTACATATTTACTTGTGGCAGAATATCAAAATCGATCAAAAGAAAGTTTTTATTTAGATCATAACAAAAGAGGAACATCAAGATTTTGGATAGACTGAAGGAGACAGAGAAAGATCGACTCTTAAATATTATAGGCTGTATTTCTACCAGGTGTACAAGTACAATAACTCTTAAGCATAACTCTTCTGTGTCAATGATCAATCCCTTCATTAATAAATTTCCAGCCTGTAAGAACAAAGCAAaaaaattatcaaaaaaaaaaaaagaagaagaagaaagcaaGAGATGGTCCTTAGATTTGAATTCTTGCATGTAGGTTCACTAAAACTCCTATCAGCCCTAATTTGATCCAATGTTATTCAACTCTTTGCCCTCGTTGTTGTCGTTGTTTAGGGACCCTCTTTGATTCTTGACATTATTATTTACATATGGAGAAAATCGGCAACATCCCATTTTTATTTctttctatgcatgagacgtatcaTTATTAGAATTGGGTAATTCACTTAGAATATTGAGAATTAATCCAACGTGTGAACGTACTAGCTAGAAAACGATTTGAATATTAATGAGCGTAACTCCGAATCATCAATTAATGGAGGAGTAACCCTAACCTAGAATGTCAATATATGTAGGGGGTTAAACCTAGCATGGTCCCTTAAAAGGTTATGACCACGCACTTGTTTATGGTGAAAATTCATGCTGGGGATCTTTTATTATCTCTTAGGGTTTATATCTAAATCATTATATTCTAGGTATAACTTTATCCACTCAAATTGTTAAGGGTTGTCGTATAAACACGCTAATATTCAACTCTCATATGGTCCATAAAGTTTAAGTCGCACAAATTTTTTGTCCGATTATGATATGTAATAATTTTAGGTTCATTTATATAAACACGTAATTAGTCAATATGCATGTGTATTTGAGTGAATATGAAAATACAAAACACCATCTATTTTAATACGGAGGTAGTAATCGACTTGTAAGAAGATCATAGAAGTGTCAGCTATCGACATATTGTTTTTCTTAACTATCATCTATCGACTTGACGATATTTGTCAGCAACATCAATAATATATATGTAGGGAGATATATAGCTagacatcaatattattattattattattattatcattattatcttctcAAATATCAGgcacaaattaatattattattattattattatcttctcaAATATCAGGCACAAATTAATTCCATATGACGTTGTtggtcttcatatatatatatatatattgtgacttCCTGTTGTAAAATGGAGAACAAAACCAAAAGTAATCACAATCATTGCCTCTAATTGATTTGGACGTACAAAGCGATATATTAATTTCTTGTATACATTCGATCTGTATATAGAAATTTGGAATGATTTTGATTGTGAATGATTAAGAGTTTATTCTATTTGCATTCCTTGTGACCTGATATATTAGTAATTCCTAATGCATGTACAGCAAGTATTAGGTCTATCATATGAGACTTGGCTCAAATTGCTTGTCCATGATATATGAAGTTAACATATATATACTATCTTCGTCCCAAAATAGATGCAAATTTTTCAATGCAATTTGTATGTAAAATTTTGCAtctattttgggacggagggagtatatatatatatatatatatagacaagtaATTTTTGTAGTGATTTATCCACAAGCGAGAAAACGTTCCTTTCGCATACTTCAATTTTCATCCTCTGGATTGTCTCATATCTTTTCAACAGACAGTTGAGAGGATAGATTATATTAGACATATcaaaaaaaggaaaagaaaaaaactATACGGTATGGCAACAAATATAATTACTCGATTACAACTTCAAAATGAAACAGATTTATTAAGTTTTTTAATTTATACAATACTACCTTATCATTAACAGTCCACCAAAAGAAAAAAACTTGTCCCAACTTCACATTCTTGAACATTTGGATGGAGAGATTAATCAATCCTGATTCTGGCGAGTTTTTGACTATCTTCTTCGAATAATTCAACAAATCATAGATGGAAATCCTTTGTCCGCTTCGAATCGATTCAATATGATCCGAAAATTACTAGTATACTACATTTATATTCAACTTGAATCACTTGGCCGTGTTATTATTGTGAAGGACAACTTGTTGCCTGTGTTGCGGCCTGATTAACTTGCTGCTGGTAAAGCGCCGCCATCTTGTTGTAAAAAATCCATGTTCATTGCCTGCAACAAAGTTACCATATCTCATACACAATTAGGACACTAAATTTGAGATGTTATAATTGCATAGTTTATTGTCGAGTCGAATTTTGGCTTGCGTCTACTTTTTTTCTATTCATTATGTAAAAGaaatatttaaaataaaaacaTCTAACCGGCGAATAAACAAAGCTGAAAAAAAACTTTATCATCAAGTGTGAGTTAACTTACTTG harbors:
- the LOC139883801 gene encoding uncharacterized protein At1g32220, chloroplastic-like; this encodes MASFCLSSSSSAISSLAPLVSRRASFPTGSSSNFTKFRVNCSYAAQSDYKSNTIDVAADVKSERLVVLGGNGFVGSSICKVAVSKGIEVVSLSRSGRPAYSDSWVDQVTWVSGDVFYINWDDILLGATAVVSTLGGFGSEEQMIRINGEANAVAVTAAKDYGVPKFILISVHDYNLPPFLLSSGYFTGKRKAESEVLSRYPNSGVVLRPGFIYGKRKVNGYEIPLDVIGEPLEKILGSVESFTKPLRSLPASDLLLAPPISVDDVALAAVNSISDDSFGVFTIEQIKEAAAKVKV